From the genome of Lotus japonicus ecotype B-129 chromosome 6, LjGifu_v1.2, one region includes:
- the LOC130724048 gene encoding uncharacterized protein LOC130724048, protein MVGCVPECPFYLRISKTPTRPLWQVVSFRPEHNCCRTGTNRQAKALWLATKFMQILRHTPDLKVTSLIAEARTRWGIVMGRFKAYMAKVKSLEMIHGESIQQYSHLRNYAAEIVRSNPRSTCIIKSTVGIHGPVFQRIYMCFKATKAAFATTCRPLIGLDGCSLKGMYGGQLLAAVGKNGNNQMFPIAYAVVEAETKDSWQWFLNLLLADLNGEKKQKWVFISDRHKGLVPTIATIEPDTEHRFCVKHLYGNFRKRFPGQELKNALWSAARASTVPEWRAAMDVMKGLNEAA, encoded by the exons ATGGTTGGATGTGTGCCTGAGTGTCCATTCTACCTAAGAATCAGCAAGACTCCTACAAGGCCTTTGTGGCAAGTGGTGAGCTTCAGGCCTGAGCATAACTGTTGTAGGACAGGAACCAATAGACAAGCTAAGGCCCTCTGGTTAGCAACTAAATTCATGCAAATTCTTAGACACACTCCTGACTTGAAGGTCACTAGTTTGATTGCAGAGGCAAGGACTAGGTGGGGGATTGTCATGGGAAGGTTCAAAGCATACATGGCAAAGGTGAAAAGTCTGGAAATGATTCATGGAGAAAGTATCCAGCAGTATAGTCATCTTAGGAACTATGCTGCTGAGATTGTGAGGAGTAACCCTAGATCAACATGCATCATCAAAAGCACGGTGGGTATTCATGGTCCTGTCTTCCAGAGGATTTACATGTGCTTCAAGGCAACTAAGGCAGCCTTTGCTACTACTTGCAGGCCCTTAATTGGGTTGGATGGTTGTTCTCTAAAGGGTATGTATGGTGGTCAATTACTTGCTGCAGTAGGTAAAAATGGAAACAACCAGATGTTTCCGATTGCTTATGCAGTGGTTGAAGCTGAGAcaaaggactcatggcaatggTTCCTCAATCTTTTATTGGCTGATTTGAATggagagaaaaaacaaaaatgggTTTTCATTTCTGATAGACATAAG GGCTTGGTGCCTACAATTGCTACAATTGAGCCAGACACTGAACACAGATTTTGTGTTAAGCATCTGTATGGTAACTTCAGGAAGAGATTCCCAGGACAAGAATTGAAAAATGCTTTGTGGAGTGCAGCTAGGGCAAGCACTGTCCCAGAATGGAGAGCTGCAATGGATGTGATGAAGGGTTTGAATGAAGCTGCATGA